ATGACCCTCGATCCCTTCAAACTTCTCTTCCCTTCAGGGACTTCACCGCCATCAAACCTATAGTACATACAACCCCCATAATATTGGAAAGGAGGCTTACCCCACGACCGGGTTCCCACGCCTCACTGAAGGGTTACCATTTTTCATCACGAGTATAGCACAGTACCTCCCCCAGGAAGTGTCCTATGTCAGTGAGGTAAATTAGTAAATTTCTGAAATCTTCGTTGCCTCCTTATAAATATATGCTGTAGGGGATTCTGTGTTTAATGATCTTTTCTATCTATTAATATGATGGGCAGTCTTATATTGCTAAAAACCAGTAATTGCTATTTTGGGTTGACAGACTGTCAAATTTAATTTGACACAAAATACCCATCCTGCTATGTTAGCCTCAAGAAAGTAATTATGTAATCTGATGCCTAAGAAAACTTATATATTTATGCTCTCAGATAAAGATAGAAAAAGGCATGAACACATTGCAGAAAAAGGTAAAGTAATGGGGTTTGTTGTTCAATATGAGACCCTCCTTGATAACTTATGGACTCCTATTGTTAGATATGATACAGCACATGGATATGCCCATAAAGACATAATGAATCCGGACGGGGGTAAAGACAAAGTGTTTTTAGGTATCGCTGACCTAAGTGATAGCCTTACAATGGCAGATCAAGACATCAATGAAAATTGGGAACGATATAAAATTCGGTATCTTGGGAGGATAAAGAAATGACAAGAGAGGAACTATTCAGAAAGAATCAGCAACTTTCAACAGAATTTGAGTTGTATCTACTTGAACATCCGGAAATAGAGGAGCAGATCCCCGACAATTCCATGATTGTATTAGTGCCTGAGTATGATCAGGAACTTGCAACACAAAACATTGAACTTGCTGAGGCCAATAAAGAACCTGGGCAAACAATAGTGTATGTAAAGGTTGCGAGATTACGGGCTTCAAGGATTGAAGGTCTTACGCTCAAGGTTGCATGAGCATAATAGCAAAACCGGACATTTCTAAAATGGCCCGGCATACCGCCCTCAAAGTTCATAATCTTCCAACATCCGGAGGGGATCATTCATCCTGCAACTCGTATAAGTCCGGCAAGTGAGTGAATGTCCGGTAGAAGGTCTTGTATCGTCATTTCACACCTCCGGTATTTATTATTCAATGAGTTTGCTGTTCTCAGGATAGAATATCGGAATGAGATTTTGCTGTCAAACGAAATTAATAAAAATCTCCGTTTCTACAACACGATAAACCTTGAGAAACGGTCAGACAACCTGTCACGATCTGATATCATTGGTTATTAAAATGGGCGAGTATTTCAAGGCTACCATCAAAAAAATATGGCTGCGGTTTTTGTAGTAATCCAGTGGCGACTAATCAAGGTTATTTTGCCCAACAGAGGCATGTTTCTATATACTTTTACGTCTGCCTATTGATAGTTCTACCTTTCACTTCTATAAATTCTGGTTCTTTCTCATTTCAAGTGGGTAAACCATCTTCTGTCTCTATAATGAATCACATTCTTTCTTTCCTCTCCCTTGACGGGAGGGCTATAATTATTTCCCTTCCTTAATCTCTCCCCCTCTAACAGGGGGAGGCAGGAGGGGGTAAGGGGAGGGTGATATAAACAGTTCTCCCTTATTACTGCTAAAACTTCATTTGTATTTTGTAAGGCCTCATTATTCCAGAACCTTAAAACCTTAAACCCATATCGTTGAAGGTAGTTCTCTCTTTCTATATCCTTATTCTTTGCTGCCGCATGCCGGCCGCCATCCACTTCAATAATAATGCGGTTTTCAAAGCAAACAAAATTAACTATGTACTTGTCTATGGACTGTTGCCTTCTGAATTTTAACCCTTCCATCTGTTTCATTCTCAAGTAACTCCAGAGCAGTTGTTCCGCATCTGTAGGTGTTTTCCTGAGAGCCTTTCCTAATATTGTTATCCTGTTCCCCATAGAATCACCCCCACCCTGGCCCTCCCCCGTCAAGGGGGAGGGAATATTATTTACCCACTTAAAAAGAGAAAGAACCGCAAAAGTTAGAGTGGGTTGCTTTTTTTGGGGGAGGGATTACGGATGGACGACAGGTGAAATGATGTCTCCAGTAATCTTACCTTTACCTGCGAGTTCCACCGGCGGTTGTCGCTGCTTTTTTTGCGGGAGGGACTTCCTCCAGAATGGTCACGATTACGCGAATCTTCTCTTCCCCCGGTGAATCCTTGAGCCACTTCAGGCTACCGTGCTCATAGATGGCCTCATAACTTTTCAACATGATTGCAACCCTCCAATCTTCACATAAGGAAATTGTTTTCCTGATGTTAAAGTAGCAGTATGAAATTTTGTTGTCAACAGGGATATCCTTAAAAAATTCCAGACATTGCTTTACAATGGCTTATTAAGTAAAATATCAATGTAAATCTCCTGACATTATCCTGACAATATATAGATACCTATGATTAGTAAAGGTGATAAAGATATAATAGCCCCTTGTTTGTGGGGGGCAGATATGGATTCCATGGACATGGAGGGAGATAAGTTTCTTATTATTGAACGGGTGCTTGAGCATGGCGGGGATAAACAGGTCAGGTTTATTCTGGATCATTACACATCTGAGGACATCGTAAGAGTAGTAAAAGAAAGTTCTTACCTGTCGCCGAGAACAGTAAATTACTGGTGTTTATATTTCAAACTGGAGAGGGGAAAAACAAAGTGTTACATGAAGCCATCCCGGGACCTGTGGCCTCCCTTAAAACCTCCGGTCATTAATCCTGATTATTCAGTAGAGTTAGCATCACCGGAAGATATATCTGCTATGAAGGTCGTGGCAATCATACAAAGGGGAATTGCAAAGGATTTTGTGGATCTCAAGGGACTTATTACAGCTTATGAAATATCTTTGGATTATTTAATCAGCATGATTCGGGCAAAATACGGCGTTTCAGAGGAATACGCCTATCAGATCAAAAAAGGCTTGATCTATTTTGATGATGCAATAAATAACCTCGGTGATGTTGCATTGATAAGAGACGGGAAAAAAGTAAGGATGAGTAATCAAGAATGGAAAGAGGTGGAAGTTTTTTTAAAGATTTTGTTTTAGGGAAATAAGGCGATCCAATTATCTTTTAAATGAACAGAAGAGTTTATTAGCAAATACCCGTATCTTCTAATTAATGGGTAATTAATGGGTAAATGGATGGTAATTATATGACCGGCAAAATAAAAAGCACATTTAACGGATTCTCAGAAAATACATTAGATTTTTTAAGAAATCTTGAAGCCAATAACAATAAAGTTTGGTTTGAGGCAAATAAACAGGATTATCAGAAATATATACTTGAGCCGTTACAGAATCTGGTGAAGGACTTGGGTGAGTTTATGTTGACCATTGATCCCAACTTTGAAATAAGACCTTCTGTAGATAAGACTATCTCAAGGATTTACAGAGATACGAGATTCTCAAAAGACAAGTCACCCTATAAAAGTACAGCATGGATTACCTTTAAAAGACTGCGTAAGGACTGGATGGATGCACCTGCCTATTTCTTTGAGATAACCTCTGATTCTTATCGTTATGGGATGGGATATTACGGCGCTTCTCCGGATACAATGTATAAGTTCCGGGAGATGATTGATAAGAACCCAGAAGAATTCCTGAAGACAATTGCGGCCTGTATGAAACAACGATTATTTACGGTAGAAGGGGAGAAATATAAAAAGATATTTGATGAGGATAAATCAGAAGAGATCCGGAATTGGTATCAGAGAAAAAATATGTATCTGGTCTGTAACAGAAAGATTGATGAAAATCTCTTCAACAGGGCGTTAATTGATGATCTGATTTCGGGTTTTGATCTCCTTGCCCCTTTTTATAATTACCTCTGGAGATTAAAGCAATGATGCACCGTAGTGTTAAATGCCTTGAAAGGGCTTTTGAATAAAATGATACACATTCAACCTGCATCTCCTGATGATATGTCTTTTATCAAACAATGCATTGAGAGATTTCTATTGGATGATGAAGACCTGGACTATCATCAGTTTATTGTTGCCATAGATGATAAAGAGATTGCAGGCTTCGGACGGGTTCGCCCTCATAATGAAGTCTATGAACTTGCCTGTGTTGGAGTGGTTGAACATAAGAGAAATCAAGGCATCGGGAGAATGATCGTTGAGTATTTGATAAGCCGTTTCCCCACCAATGAGGTTTATATTACCACAGATATACCGGAGTATTTTGAAAGGCTCGGCTTCAAAAAGATAGAACCGGGGCCACGGGAATTAGTAGAAAAGCTGGAGCGTATCTGCAAATCCAAGTGCAGGGGAGGGGCTTTGGTGATGGTATTAAAGAAACACGAGGTGCATACATAAATGAGGGACATCTCAATTACTGTGACAATGGATATCTATAAAATATGGAAGAAGGTTTAGAATGACTGAGTTAAAGCTTACTGAAGAAGAGGTTCGTGTGCTTGGTTGTTTAATTGAGAAGGAGATGACAACGCCGGAATATTATCCCCTCTCATTAAATGCCCTTGTTAATGCATGTAACCAGAAATCCAACAGGGAACCGGTTGTTTCTTATAATGAAGAATTTGTAATAAAAGTCCTTGACAGCCTTAAGGACAAGGGGCTGGTATGGAAGAGTGATTTAAACCGGGTTACAAAATATGCCCATAGTTTTCTAATGCCCCGCAATCTTGTCAATAAGGAGGCTGCAATACTCTGTGTGCTTTTTCTAAGGGGACAACAAACAGCAGGTGAGATACGGGAACGGACGGATCGTCTACACAGGTTTAACACTATAGAAGATGTTAAAGATGTTCTGCAAAATCTTGAGGACATGGGTTATGTAAAGTTACTGCCTCGTCAGCATGGAATGAAGGAACAACGTTATATCCAGCTTTTTTCCGATGTTGTTGAAAGCCGGAGTGCTGAAACCACAGGGCAATTACTATCGTCAGATCAAAGGGAAGATAATGACAGGATTGCAGAACTCGAAGAAGAAATAAAGAAGCTCCGCCAGGATATTGAAGATTTAAGGCATGATTTTCTGGAATTTAAAGGGCAGTTTTAAAAGTGACACCGTTACACCCTTGCAAAAAATACCATAATGTTTTATTCTTTGTTCGGCAAAGTTGTGTGGAAGTTATGCAAAGATTATGAAAGATATACATACTGAAAAGATACTGGTTCTGGACTTTGGGTCTCAATACACTCAGCTTATTGCGAGGCGTATCAGGGAGGCGAAGGTTTACTCTGAGATTATGCCTTTTAATGTCACCATTGAGAAGATACGAAAGTTCCGTCCAAAGGGGATTGTGCTTTCAGGCGGGCCTTCGAGTGTTTATCAGGAAGGGGCGCCGGTATGTACAAAGAAGGTGTTTGAGCTTGGCGTTCCTGTGCTCGGTATATGCTATGGGATGCAGCTTATGACCCATCTGTTCGGCGGCAATGTTGCTAAGGCAGTGAAGCGGGAATATGGAAAGGCTGATCTGTTTATTGATGATAAATCCGGTATCTTGAAAGGACTTGGGAAGGATACTGTGGTATGGATGAGTCATGGTGATAGGATAGATGTTATGCCGGAAGGGTTTAAAGCAATTGGTCATACGTCAAATGCACCTGTTGCCGCAATGGGGAATCCTCAGAAAAAGTTCTATGGTCTTCAGTTCCATCCGGAGGTGGTTCACA
This sequence is a window from Nitrospirota bacterium. Protein-coding genes within it:
- a CDS encoding YceH family protein — translated: MTELKLTEEEVRVLGCLIEKEMTTPEYYPLSLNALVNACNQKSNREPVVSYNEEFVIKVLDSLKDKGLVWKSDLNRVTKYAHSFLMPRNLVNKEAAILCVLFLRGQQTAGEIRERTDRLHRFNTIEDVKDVLQNLEDMGYVKLLPRQHGMKEQRYIQLFSDVVESRSAETTGQLLSSDQREDNDRIAELEEEIKKLRQDIEDLRHDFLEFKGQF
- a CDS encoding nucleotidyl transferase AbiEii/AbiGii toxin family protein; its protein translation is MDSMDMEGDKFLIIERVLEHGGDKQVRFILDHYTSEDIVRVVKESSYLSPRTVNYWCLYFKLERGKTKCYMKPSRDLWPPLKPPVINPDYSVELASPEDISAMKVVAIIQRGIAKDFVDLKGLITAYEISLDYLISMIRAKYGVSEEYAYQIKKGLIYFDDAINNLGDVALIRDGKKVRMSNQEWKEVEVFLKILF
- a CDS encoding GNAT family N-acetyltransferase; this encodes MIHIQPASPDDMSFIKQCIERFLLDDEDLDYHQFIVAIDDKEIAGFGRVRPHNEVYELACVGVVEHKRNQGIGRMIVEYLISRFPTNEVYITTDIPEYFERLGFKKIEPGPRELVEKLERICKSKCRGGALVMVLKKHEVHT
- a CDS encoding DUF2461 domain-containing protein, coding for MTGKIKSTFNGFSENTLDFLRNLEANNNKVWFEANKQDYQKYILEPLQNLVKDLGEFMLTIDPNFEIRPSVDKTISRIYRDTRFSKDKSPYKSTAWITFKRLRKDWMDAPAYFFEITSDSYRYGMGYYGASPDTMYKFREMIDKNPEEFLKTIAACMKQRLFTVEGEKYKKIFDEDKSEEIRNWYQRKNMYLVCNRKIDENLFNRALIDDLISGFDLLAPFYNYLWRLKQ
- a CDS encoding endonuclease domain-containing protein, with protein sequence MGNRITILGKALRKTPTDAEQLLWSYLRMKQMEGLKFRRQQSIDKYIVNFVCFENRIIIEVDGGRHAAAKNKDIERENYLQRYGFKVLRFWNNEALQNTNEVLAVIRENCLYHPPLTPSCLPLLEGERLRKGNNYSPPVKGEERKNVIHYRDRRWFTHLK